Proteins encoded within one genomic window of Candidatus Hydrogenedentota bacterium:
- a CDS encoding GHMP kinase yields the protein MRSSVQAVRRGGPEVQPGASGALNGLAGWRILLETVHEEGQMACEAVAYARAGLVGNPSDGYFGKTISFTFRNFAAKVSLYENPQVEIIPNLRDRSTYNSIQELADDVRVYGYYGGIRLMKATISRFARYCREHGIRLPEKNFSIRYRSNIPRHVGMAGSSALVTATLRCLMEYYEIAIPDEIQPNLILSVEADELGISAGLQDRVIQVYQQCVFMDFDRALMEGQGYGAYERLDPSMLPNLFIAYRTDLAEGSEVFHNAIRQRWLQREPEIVDAMKRFAGFAQEARDLIVSGRGREIGPLLNANFDLRRSVYTISPANIDMVERARSAGACCKFTGSGGAIVGMYEDETMYGAIQRAFAGTSIIVLKPEIV from the coding sequence ATGCGTTCCAGCGTGCAGGCCGTCCGGCGGGGCGGTCCTGAAGTGCAGCCGGGAGCGAGCGGAGCGTTGAACGGCCTGGCTGGCTGGCGTATTCTCCTTGAAACTGTGCACGAGGAGGGCCAGATGGCGTGTGAAGCGGTTGCATATGCCCGGGCAGGGCTGGTCGGGAACCCCTCGGACGGGTATTTTGGCAAGACGATAAGTTTCACGTTCCGGAATTTCGCGGCCAAGGTGAGCCTGTACGAGAACCCGCAGGTGGAGATCATCCCGAATCTGCGGGACCGGTCGACTTACAACTCGATCCAGGAACTTGCCGACGACGTGCGCGTGTACGGGTACTACGGCGGCATACGGCTCATGAAGGCAACGATCAGCCGCTTTGCCAGGTACTGCCGGGAGCACGGCATCAGGCTGCCGGAGAAGAACTTCTCGATTCGGTACAGGTCGAATATTCCGCGTCATGTGGGGATGGCGGGGTCGAGCGCGCTGGTCACGGCAACCCTGCGGTGTCTCATGGAATACTACGAGATCGCCATCCCGGACGAGATCCAGCCCAATCTGATTCTGAGCGTTGAGGCGGATGAACTGGGTATATCGGCGGGTTTGCAGGACCGGGTGATCCAGGTCTATCAGCAATGCGTGTTCATGGATTTTGACAGGGCCCTGATGGAGGGGCAGGGATACGGCGCGTATGAGCGGCTCGACCCGTCCATGCTGCCCAACCTGTTCATTGCCTACCGTACTGACCTGGCAGAGGGTTCGGAGGTCTTCCATAACGCCATTCGCCAGCGATGGCTCCAGAGGGAGCCGGAAATCGTGGACGCGATGAAGCGGTTCGCCGGGTTCGCCCAGGAGGCGCGGGATCTGATTGTGTCGGGCCGGGGAAGGGAGATCGGGCCCTTGCTTAACGCGAATTTCGACCTGCGCCGGTCCGTATACACCATCAGTCCCGCGAACATCGACATGGTGGAACGTGCGCGGTCGGCTGGAGCGTGCTGCAAGTTCACGGGTTCCGGCGGGGCTATTGTGGGCATGTACGAGGATGAGACCATGTACGGGGCCATCCAGCGCGCTTTTGCGGGGACAAGCATCATCGTGCTGAAACCCGAGATCGTGTAG